One genomic segment of Spartobacteria bacterium includes these proteins:
- a CDS encoding YggS family pyridoxal phosphate-dependent enzyme — translation MTIQERIDAIHAGMQAACDRSGRSIADVQLIAVSKTYPAQYIRGAMDCGQTLFGESRIQEAEAKIGMLPSKAQWHLIGHLQTNKAKKAVRLFSVIHSVDSLHLLQEIEKCAAQAGRTIGIFIEVNISGEASKHGVVPEAAADLVLQANDMLHLDIKGLMTVPPWSDDRDKIRPHFHNLRLLRDEIVAQTSIPLPDLSMGMSHDYDLAIEEGATYIRVGTAIFGERHAPEK, via the coding sequence ATGACCATACAGGAGCGAATTGATGCCATTCATGCCGGAATGCAGGCGGCATGTGACCGAAGTGGACGTTCCATCGCGGATGTGCAGCTGATAGCGGTATCGAAAACCTATCCTGCACAGTATATCCGGGGTGCCATGGACTGTGGACAAACTCTTTTTGGCGAAAGCCGTATTCAGGAGGCTGAAGCAAAAATCGGTATGCTGCCGTCGAAGGCTCAGTGGCATCTGATCGGGCACCTGCAAACCAACAAAGCGAAAAAAGCGGTTCGTTTGTTTTCCGTGATTCACTCTGTTGACTCACTGCATTTATTGCAGGAAATCGAAAAATGTGCCGCACAGGCCGGTCGAACCATTGGTATATTTATTGAAGTGAATATTTCTGGTGAGGCGTCCAAGCACGGAGTTGTTCCTGAGGCGGCCGCCGATCTGGTGCTCCAGGCAAATGACATGCTTCACCTTGATATTAAAGGATTAATGACTGTTCCCCCATGGAGTGATGATCGAGATAAAATTCGACCGCATTTCCACAATCTCCGACTGTTGCGCGATGAGATCGTTGCGCAGACATCGATCCCTTTACCTGATTTATCCATGGGAATGTCCCATGATTATGACCTCGCTATAGAAGAAGGCGCCACCTATATACGTGTAGGAACGGCCATTTTTGGAGAACGCCATGCCCCTGAAAAATAA
- a CDS encoding pyrroline-5-carboxylate reductase has translation MPLKNNTKIAFIGAGNMAEALVQGIVRQNMVPPSSITVTDVNEARLGYMRTKYGVQKSLNNVASAAQANIVILAVKPQFFAQILDDIKQAYALNSKMLVISIAAGISTERIESSMGSKAKVIRVMPNTPALVGKGAAAVSSGSHVTPADMKKAVKLLSSVGVAIEMPEEQIDAVTALSGSGPAYVFYLMEAMINAAEEMGIPVDTARALTLQTLLGSAELCRVSGESPAVLREKVTSKGGTTAAALAVFEEHKMGETIRQALIAARDRSLELSKPAHD, from the coding sequence ATGCCCCTGAAAAATAATACAAAGATTGCCTTTATCGGTGCCGGTAATATGGCCGAAGCACTGGTTCAAGGTATTGTCCGACAGAATATGGTTCCCCCGTCATCGATTACTGTAACCGACGTCAATGAAGCAAGACTTGGGTATATGCGCACCAAATATGGCGTGCAGAAGTCGCTAAACAATGTTGCCAGTGCAGCACAGGCCAACATTGTTATTTTAGCGGTGAAGCCCCAGTTTTTCGCCCAGATTCTAGACGATATCAAGCAGGCGTATGCGCTGAATTCCAAGATGTTGGTCATAAGTATTGCCGCAGGGATATCCACAGAACGTATTGAATCTTCCATGGGTTCCAAAGCCAAAGTGATTCGGGTGATGCCCAATACACCGGCACTGGTCGGAAAAGGAGCCGCCGCAGTCAGTTCGGGCAGTCATGTTACACCGGCGGATATGAAAAAAGCAGTAAAACTGCTGTCGTCGGTGGGCGTGGCCATAGAAATGCCGGAAGAACAGATTGATGCGGTTACCGCATTGAGCGGCAGTGGTCCCGCTTATGTTTTTTACCTCATGGAAGCCATGATCAATGCCGCAGAAGAGATGGGCATTCCTGTTGATACCGCCAGAGCATTGACGCTTCAGACCCTTCTTGGTTCTGCTGAACTTTGTCGTGTATCTGGCGAATCCCCTGCCGTGTTACGCGAAAAAGTGACTTCGAAAGGGGGAACTACGGCGGCAGCGCTGGCGGTTTTTGAGGAGCATAAGATGGGAGAGACCATCAGGCAGGCGTTAATTGCCGCACGGGATCGCTCTCTAGAACTATCAAAGCCCGCTCATGATTAA